A region from the Oncorhynchus tshawytscha isolate Ot180627B linkage group LG26, Otsh_v2.0, whole genome shotgun sequence genome encodes:
- the LOC112234848 gene encoding cis-aconitate decarboxylase-like: protein MLFKVQRSFRPMSATLRGLHQSALEVIQRPASEDSVTDSFGQFIQGVQPHHLTPTLLHRSKRMVLDSIGVGLLGSTTHVFQLALQHCQHMYAPDDVSSVYGRRGTRLSPTLAAFVNGVATHSMDFDDTWHPATHPSGAVLPALLAVSDMLPNNRKPSGRDFLLAFNVGIEVQGRLMRFSNEAQNIPKRFHPPTVVGTLGSAAACARLLSLERSQCSHALAIAASLSGAPMANAATQSKPLHIGNAARLGLEAALLSSIGLEASPRVLDDTSGVAGFSAFYEDYAPQPLTSPEEAGLRFLLEDQDMGFKRFPAHLGMHWVADAAASVHKLLLGELGSQGMGRGSQVVGQVQDILLRVPHSKYINRPFPESEHQARHSFQFNACSALLDGEVTVLSFSQEALQRPDLLALLGRVRVEHPHDNPANFDNMYGEVQVTLVGGDVLKGRCDTFYGHWRNPLTNESLKKKFCSNAGAVLPREKVEGLIEAVEGLDSLEDCSPLLAQLQ, encoded by the exons atgcTCTTCAAAGTACAG agATCCTTCAGACCCATGTCTGCTACACTGAGAGGACTCCACCAGTCTGCCCTGGAAG TGATACAGCGTCCAGCATCAGAGGACAGTGTGACGGACAGTTTTGGACAGTTTATCCAGGGTGTCCAGCCCCACCACCTGACCCCCACCCTGCTCCACCGTAGCAAGAGGATGGTTCTGGACTCCATTGGAGTGGGACTACTGGGCAGCACCACACACGTCTTCCAGCTGGCCCTACAACACTGTCAG CACATGTATGCTCCCGATGACGTCAGTTCTGTTTACGGACGCAGAGGAACCAGACTCTCCCCAACCCTTGCTGCCTTCGTCAACGGAGTGGCC ACCCACTCCATGGACTTTGACGACACCTGGCACCCTGCTACTCACCCATCGGGGGCGGTCCTTCCTGCCCTACTGGCAGTCAGCGATATGCTGCCCAACAACAGAAAGCCTAGTGGGCGGGACTTCCTGTTGGCCTTCAACGTTGGGATAGAGGTCCAGGGACGCCTGATGAGGTTCTCCAACGAGGCTCAGAATATCCCCAAGAG ATTCCACCCCCCCACCGTCGTGGGTACTCTGGGTAGTGCTGCAGCCTGCGCCCGCCTCCTCTCTTTGGAACGCTCTCAGTGCAGCCACGCCCTGGCCATCGCTGCCAGCCTATCAGGAGCCCCCATGGCGAATGCGGCCACCCAGTCTAAACCCCTCCACATCGGAAACGCTGCGCGGCTGGGCCTGGAGGCGGCTCTGCTGTCCTCAATAGGACTGGAGGCCTCTCCTAGGGTCCTGGATGACACTTCCGGGGTCGCGGGGTTCAGTGCCTTCTACGAGGACTACGCCCCACAGCCTTTGACCTCTCCAGAGGAGGCGGGATTGCGGTTCCTACTGGAGGACCAGGACATGGGGTTCAAGAGGTTCCCGGCCCACCTGGGGATGCACTGGGTGGCCGACGCTGCTGCCTCAGTGCACAAGCTACTGCTGGGGGAGCTGGGGTCACAGGGGATGGGGCGAGGGTCACAGGTCGTAGGTCAGGTGCAGGACATCTTGCTGAGGGTTCCCCACTCCAAGTACATTAACCGTCCATTCCCGGAGTCGGAGCATCAGGCCAGACACTCCTTCCAGTTCAATGCCTGCTCTGCACTGCTGGATGGGGAGGTCACCGTGTTGTCATTCTCCCAGGAGGCACTACAGCGACCCGACCTGCTGGCCTTGCTGGGGCGTGTCCGCGTTGAGCATCCCCATGACAACCCGGCTAACTTTGACAACATGTATGGCGAGGTGCAGGTGACGCTGGTGGGTGGAGATGTGCTGAAGGGACGCTGTGATACTTTCTATGGTCACTGGCGCAACCCGCTGACCAATGAGAGCCTGAAGAAGAAGTTCTGTAGCAACGCTGGTGCGGTCCTACCTAGGGAAAAGGTGGAGGGGCTGATTGAGGCTGTAGAGGGCCTGGACAGTCTGGAGGACTGCTCTCCTCTACTGGCACAGCtgcagtga